Below is a genomic region from Rhododendron vialii isolate Sample 1 chromosome 5a, ASM3025357v1.
AtgtcaaaaaatcaagttgggAAGGCCCTTGCTCTATTCAACAACGTACTCTCCTGATAAGGGGCTCTGTGCTCCGAAAATATCAACCCGATATGTTCTTTCGGCTTAGCAACCCCGCACTTGACCATTGTAGATAGGGCATTGATTTCGTCTCGCCCAGTCAGTATGCATTTACAACAGATTCAGACAATCCTGAATGATCGATTATATCTCTCCAGAGTTCAAACTCGACCACTTGATGCAATCTCCAAACggttgaaagagagaaacctCCCACTCCCTCTGGggaattcaaattcaaacacaGAACGGCTCCATGCAATTAATTAAGGGATTCCTTCGGATATCCTACATCCCACTTATCTCGGCAAGCCTCACAGGCTTTTCAAATCCTCAGTGTTACCACACGCCTATAAATATCCCTTCTCTCACAAGAGAACGGGATGACAGGTACACACGCTCCCAAACCCTCCAAACGCTTCtgtttttactttgtttctCCATTTCTCCATAAAtatactgacttaggcatcggaggtgTTTCAGTCAGCACCGCACCGGTGTCAAGCACTTTGTTTTGCAGGTAATTGGTTAAGCACGTCCGAAAAAGACTCATCACAGGTAGATCGGATATCAATAAAGTTGGTTTCAAAATTATCTTAATTAGGGGAAAATTGACTGTcacaccaaatccaaacccattcATTTCACCTTTTCACACATATATGTTCCGATCATTAGTTTATCAGCATCCTCTATACATGGTGAAACTTCTCAACGAGttccacacaaaaaataatTCCGATCATTGGATTGAGCACGGTAAAAATTTCGGAAAAGACAAAACTAGATTCTTTTTCCCATACCGAAGAGGATACTCTTCCAATGGGAAAAATTCCATCCGTGGGGCTGCTGCGGTGCTGCACCTGCTATGTTTGCAAGAATGTCTATCTGCCATGTTTGCTTGAACGTGTATCTGTCTACAAACCAGATTACTGAGAGAATGGTTATTGCAGCATGATATGCGATGGACCAATCCTAGTATAACACTGTTTCGACAATCATGCAAAGTTCAAGATCTACAAAGTCCAAAAAGAAGCAGAAGACATATCTCTCAACGAAAAAACACTCAGTTGTCAAGTCCCATATGCGGCCTTGGAAGCCTCCCAATGTATCCTCCACCTACCAATTGTGATCTCTGGAAAAGACAACCAGCTGAGGCTTTAACCTGGGTTGCCTTTAGCTCTACCGACTAATGACTACAAAATAAGATACCCTTTGCAATAAATTCGGGGGCCCTCTGATATTTCCTGAAAGTGACGATGATATTCTTGAAGCCGTTTTGGTCTACAGTAAGCGTTAGTAAAACATAACCAGTCACACAGCCACCACACAATGTCAGACGTACAGCTACATCACTTATGCCGCGTACCCATATGAATGAGTTACCTGATCTCTAAGACTCTACCTTTTTCCGGATCTAATTTTAGTCGATAAAGTCGCCGTCGTACAGGACTGAAAATatccttttcacttttttgataAGTACTCCACATGCCATGTTAATGACACAAaagcaaagaaacaaaaataggaGGATGGTTTAGGGGCAAGCACAGTGTTCTAAACATTATCTCTGTACTCAGTGCAGGACCCCCTCCACATACTCCAAAATGGTTTAGGGGCAAGCACAGTGTTCTAAACATTATCTCTGTACTCAGTGCAGCACCCCCTCCACATACTCCAAACTAGTACTAGATCGTGTAGGGCAAAGCtctctagctctctctctctctctctctctctctctctctctctctctctctctctctctctctctctctctctctctctcgtgaatGGCATGAGAAATTATAATGTTATTGTGATTCCTGTTAAGTAACAGAGCTCAAGTCTCCACCGACTTAGCTGCCAGCTCACCTTCAAGCACCTCAGTTGAAGCTACAAGCTCACTCTTACCTCATCCAGCTGGCAGTTAGTTAGATAGAAGTGTGAAACTCAAATATAATTCAGTGTTAGTTCTTTGATTCTCTCTAGCTCTCATAACAGAATTCGAGAGAAGAAACTCAATCTTGATTAATCTCAGAGAAAATGATTCAGCTTAACATCTAAGCAGTTAACCGACATTACTTATACAAATTAcaattgaaatgaaatttgtTCTCAAAGACTGGTGTGGGGTCGCGGTTTTGGGGTTGCGGAAAACATTAAATTCATCAATAACATATACAAAATCTTGTCCACCTACGTCCCCAAAGGCGTCTGTTTAAAAACAATAGACCAATACGCTTCGATCTCCTAATTTATATCCACCCTCAGCTTCAAGGAAGGAATATTTATTCCTATGTCCTGAGTTCTTCATTGATCCCTCATGGCTTCCCCCAATATTCTGCAGTCATTTTTATTACTCTGCATAACATGGTCTCTCAACTCTTCTTCTCCTTACACTACTTCCTCTACTACAAATAGTAGTAGTACTAATCTTGATTCCCATTTCTCTTCCATAAGATTCTTCTGTAAATCTACTCCATACCCAGATGTCTGTTTTGACTCACTCAAGCTCTCCATCTCAATAAACATCACTCCAAACATCATCGCCTATCTCCTTCAGTCACTCCAAACCGCCTTGACCGAAGCTGGAAATCTCTCCAATCTATTGTCCAGTGCCAGAACCAGCTCCGAAATCATTGAGAAACAAAGGGGAGCCATCCAAGATTGCAAGGAGCTCCACCAAAGTACAATGGCCTCTCTCAAGAAATCAGTGTCCCGAATTAATTCTGCTCCTGATTCCCAAAAAATGGCAGATGCAGGAGCCTTCCTTACAGCAGCTCTCACCAACAAGAACACTTGCTTAGAAGGCCTGGATTCCGCATCAGGTCCAATGAAACTGACCCTCGTCAACTCCATAATCAGTACTTACAAGCATATTAGCAATTGTCTTTCAATGCTCCCTGAGCCTGCATCAAAGGGCGGCCATACAAACCGTCGTCTCTTGGGTTTTCCAAAATGGCTGTCACGGAAGGATCGCCACATATTGCAGGATACTTCTGGTTCTGGTGATGAATATGACCCGAGCGGGGTGCTTGAAGTGGCGGCAGATGGAAGCGGAAACTTTACTACCATTACCGATGCTATCAATTTCACCCCAAATAACAGCGATGAAAGAGTAATCATCTATGTGAGGGAAGGAGTGTACGAGGAAAATGTAGACATCCCAAGTTATAAGCCCAACATTGTGCTGCTAGGAGATGGAAGTGATGTTACTGTAATCACAGGCAACAGAAGCGTGGCCGATGGTTGGACTACTTTCAGATCTGCCACCGTTGGTAAAGTTCAGACAACTTTCGAATTACCttctgtttttttctctcttagcGAATGGCTCCACTAAGTCTTTTACTGGATTCCACATTGCACCAGCGTTGTGCTTGTTGGAAAAATGAAACTAAAGCCGGATAGTAATCTGTCCCCAACTAGTCTTTGAATAAGTTCATCTCTCTTTGCAAGAAAtagcctttgttttttttcatccaaCGAGAAATATTTCAAGTTTCATCTTTCTTGTACAGTTTCATAATTCTTGGAATAATTGCTATTTCAGCTGTATCCGCTGAGGGGTTTCTGGCACGTGACATAACATTTGAGAACAGGGCAGGACCTGGGAAGCACCAGGCAGTTGCACTTCGTGTTAACGGGGACTTGGGAGCAGTGTACAGGTGTGTCATTAACGGTTACCAAGACACGCTGTACGTCCATTCCTTCAGACAATTTTACAGGGAATGTGACATTTCCGGGACCATAGATTTCATATTTGGTAATGCAGCCGTTGTGTTCCAGGCATGCAACATCATATCCAAAATGCCGTTGCCTGGCCAATTCACTGTGATCACTGCCCAGTCCCGAGACAGCCCATACGAGGACTCTGGAATCTCGATACAGAACTGTTCCATTGTGGCTTCCGATGACTTGTATTCCAATATTTCAAGCGGCACAATCATCAACAACTATCTCGGGAGGCCATGGAGAGTCTACTCTCAAACTGTCTATATCGAGTCCTACATTGATGACTTCATCGACCTAACAGGGTGGAAGGAATGGTCTGGTGATCAAGGCTTAGCCACTCTGTACTACGGAGAATATGCGAATACAGGGCCTGGTTCGGCAACTGAGAATCGTGTTACTTGGCCTGGGTACCATGTCATGGGTTACGATGATGCCTCTAATTTCACAGTGTCACAGTTTATAACTGGAGATGAATGGCTAGATTCTACCTCCTTCCCTTACGATGATGGGATTTAATCATGGCCAGCTCTAAGATTCTCGGGGCCTAAGACGAAATTGTGAGGGGGAAAAAATATTCTCATAAGGAAGGAAAAGACAGGCCCTAGGACTTGAACCATATACCTATTGGATAGCAAAACTAAGCTTTTCCACTGGGCTAGATAACTTATCTATTATATTAGTGCTAtatttattaaatatatattatatgcATTACTGTATTTATCTAGGCCCTAATTTTGAGCCAAAGTTCAGGGGCTTAAGTCTGCGGCCTCGTTCGGCTTAGCTCAAAGCTGGCCCTGGATTTAATTTGCATGGAGTCTATTTGTTTGAAAACAAATCTGCTTTATTGAATGTGTGGGTCACTCTTACTAATCTAAGTTAACGACTTTGTTAGCTCCTGAGTTACTGTAAAATATACCCAAAATTCGTATTATAATTGATTCTGGTTGGTTGTGTACATAATTTTGGCCACTTGGGCTTTCTAAGATCTAAATAACTCTAATTGTGGATCTCAATCGGCTATCAGAATATCAATGAAATACCTACACAATTACCAAATTGCCTCATTTGGGCTCAtccagttaattttttttttgtttgccccAATGTAATATCTTGTGTCGTATCAGTTACGAATCCAACAAAAGAGATACTAACTAGAGCCAATTCTGCAAATATATATGATGCAATTGGGATCAACTCCTCTCTGGTCCCTAAATAGAACTGCAACTTCGTTTTGGGCTGATTCAAAGTTTGAGTCCCAATTTGCCACTTCGGTGATTAGAACCACTCATCTTGTACGATTCGTAAAGAATATCATACACTCAAAAACCAATTTTATTGGTCGTTGAATGATCAAATAcaatttttcatccaaaaacgAATGGCAAATATAATTCTAATAACAAACCATCTATTTTTTCCTTGCATAgtgtgctctgatgatttgtcTACTGAAGTTCAATTAAATTAATTTAATGTTTGCAGATCGTGTTAGTTGAAAGGTTCCGATCACCAAACTCTTGGTCGACCAACAATATTTACCTCAACTCTTGGTTGACCAACAATTTTGCCTCAACGGGACGGTAAATAGGGTCAAGGAGGTGTTGATTCTTTTCCCAATTAGGATCTAAAATGGTCTTAGGACTATGCCCAAAGTGGTGTTGTGTATGGGCCTTTTTATGATATGTATAATTCTTGGTTAgcggtgcatatgatacacatctTTTTAGAGTGCATGGACTTGAACCAGTGACTTCGCCCATGAAGTAAATCATCGCACTTACGGTCCAACAAATTGGTAGAGACTCAATAGAACAACGAACCAAAGAAGTTAGCTAATTCTCTTAGGATGGATTCCactcttgagagagagagagagagagagagagagagagagagagagagagagggtacgTGTAGGAgtgtgttttgtttattttattttagatgAAGGAAATGTGGAGAAAGAAAACATTCCCGCGAACTACGGTATTTTAAGGAGCAGAATGTCCATAGCTCATTGTCCAAACATTttaactaactaactaactgACTGACTTTTTGAATAATGATCCTAAAATGTCTCTTATCCAGGCCTTGCTCCATTCACGTGAATaggtttaaaaaaagaaaggcatTTCAAAAGCCATTGGTTGTTTGAcaaaaacaacaatatataaaggaaacaacaaaacacaaaaacaaggaGAATACAGAGGACGAAGAACAACCGGTCGCATTGCCTTGGTTTGTAACCTTAAGGCAGAGGGTCGCATTGCCTTGGTTTGTAACCTTAAGGCAGAGAGAAACCTCTGCCTTAAGTGCTGTCATTGTCTCAAGCAAGGTAAATCAAACCATGGCATTTCAGGATTTTGACCATATATCAGAACGACGGAAAAATGAGAGGAAGCAAAAGGTGAAAAAGAGGATAATCATTGCGTTAGTTTCTACTGTTGCCGTTGTCCTCCTGATTGCTGCTGCAATTTGCGGTGTGATGTATAGCAACCATCACTCGGATCATTCCAACAATGGCAGTTCTTCTCCACAAGCTAAACCAGAAAAAGAGATATCACAATCCCAAAAGGCGGTTAAAATGATATGTGCACCCACAGATTACAAGCAAACATGCGAAACCAGCCTCTCAAAGGCTGTAAGTTCCAACTCCTCTACTGCGGCACCAGAACCCAAAGATCTCCTTAAGGCTGCCATCTCAGTGGTTGCCGATGAGATCAAGATTGCCATCAATCACACCTCCTCCTTCAAATTTGACACCCCTGAACTCAAAGGGGCTTTCGAAGATTGCATGCTACTCCTAGAAGACGCCATGGAAGAATTGAATAGCTCCATTTCAAATGTGGCCGGACAAAGTTTGGGAAAACTCAACTCAAACACCCCTGACTTGAATAATTGGCTGAGCGCCGTGATGTCTTACCAACAGACGTGCATTGATGGATTCCCAGAAGGGGAATTGAAATCCTCTCTGGAGAAAGCCTTAAAGAATGCAAGGGAACTCACCAGCAATGCTCTTGCTATTATCAACCAGGTCTCTTCTGTATTTTCCAAATTTATGCAGGCACCACCTGCCACCAACCGACACCTTCTCTCCTATGATCACCCTTCCTTGGGCAAGGATGGGCTTCCAACATGGATGACACATGAGGATCGAAGAATGCTAAAAGCACAACCTGCCAAACTCACCCCCAACGTGATTGTGGCAAAAGATGGTAGCGAAAAGTTTACTTCCATTTCTGCTGCACTAGCAGCAATCCCCCCAAATTACCAAGGACGGTAGGGGTACTATTCCATTTGGTTTGCTTTCTTTCGCATGAAAAAAGTTGTTAATCCAGTGGGAGTCTATTATTTTAATCATCCACATTTGCCACAATGCAGGTACATTATATACGTAAAAGAAGGGATTTACGAGGAGTACGTTACAGTGACCCAAAAGATGGTTAATATTACTATGTATGGTGATGGGTCACAAAAGACTATTATCACGGGAAACAAAAACTTCGTTGATGGAACTCGAACATTCCAAACTGCAACTTTTGGTATGTTAACAGACAATCAAGAGGAATTAAGCTCTCTCtcttcgggttttttttttttttttttgtgaatcaCGCTATTTGGTTCATGACCAGCTAACTAAGAACATAAAAATACTAGATCCTAATTTCATCCGTAACTTGCTGATTCTTCTCTTAATTATCTTATCTGCAGCGGCTTTAGGAGATGGTTTTATGGCCCAATCAATGGGATTTAGAAATACAGCTGGTCCAGAAAAGCATCAAGCGGTGGCCCTCAGAGTCCAAGCAGATCGTTCAATATTCCTCAACTGCCGTATGGAAGGGTACCAAGACACCTTATACGCTCAAACCCACCGACAATTCTATCGTAGTTGTCTCATCACTGGAACTATCGACTTCATCTTCGGTGATTCGGCTGCCATCTTTCAAAACTGTGTGATGTACGTCAGGAGGCCATTGGATAACCAACAAACCATTGTCACTGCCCAAGGACGAACCGATAGGCATGAGACCACAGGAATAGTTATACAAAACTGCCGTATTTTGGCAGATGCCTCGCTTGAGCCTGACAAGACAAAGATTAAAAGTTATCTAGGAAGGCCATGGAAGGAATTCTCAAGAACCATAATAATGCAATCAGAGATTGGTGATCTTATTCATCCTGATGGATGGCTACCATGGGACAAGGACTTTGGCCTCAAGACATTGTATTATGCAGAGTTCAACAATAAAGGTCCTGGAGCCAGTGTTGCCGCAAGAGTAAAGTGGCCTGGTTTAAAAGTTATTAACAAGGATGAGGCGACCCAATATACAGTAGGTCCTTTCATACAAGGTGATTCTTGGGTAAATGCTGCCGGTGTTCCTGTTCATTTTGGACTATTTTAACGTTGACTTCTCATTTATCATTAGTTGATCATAATAGTTTCGCAACGTGAAGAGGGCCCAACACCTTTCACCAGCAGAGTACAGCAAATGATTTCACTTGGTTGGAACGGCATACACTATTTCAGTGGTTGATTGTTTGTGGTTGCCCTATGGTTTTGAGAACAAGAGAAGTAATAAAAAGGTGGGAAAATACAAATTTTGTTCGGTACATATATTTTTGAACTATAACTAAAGAAATGTTCGGCGCTTTGCTCAATCCATATTCTACCCAATTTAAGCTCAAGGTAGCTATTTTCTCATAAAAGTCAGGAAGGGTCCATCTCCAGCTTTTGTGATGTTATAAGACTCGAGCTCAGTATCATTTTACTTTGATAACCATTTGCAAGTGCTTAATGTCAGCAGTTTACTCTATAAAGTTAACTAGAACCTGATATAAGTTTTTTGCAACAAAGATCATGTAGCAATGATCTGTGATAACACACATATATACCAATAGTACAATGGTGTACACCACGAATCCATGATTACTGCCGCCATTAATAGTGATTGGGAGAAAAAGGCACCGTaagtttgtttttcttctttttttaattcctcCCTCATCACCGTCGATCTCATGTGATGAACATCACTGAAATCACCATAAGCACCCTCCCAATATGGTTCCACCCTtttatatatttacatattcaCAACCAGACGTTAAATATTTGAGTCAATTTCCAACATTTCTAACATCAATAAAGTTTTCAGAGAAACTAGATCTACTTCTCCTATCCAGCGGCAGCCCTGTTGTGTTCACTACATTTGTACCATGCATGCATGATGCATAGACATGTATCACCACAACCACCGAGCCAGAGAAGTAATCCTTAGGATCAACGAACTATTTTGTTGTAAAAGGATTTATGGGCGAATTTGTAGTCTAGTATGCTAAAACGTTTACAATATTCTGACCCGAAAGCAATATTATACAAGCCACTGTACATTGTGAATATTACAGAAACTGTAACACCCATGCTTAAACAATTTTGACAAGCAAAATTTCGTGAGATGCTACTTTTTAAGAGAAtctgaaaataaaaactacGAAAATATGAAAAACTAAAATGGAAGTTGAGTTAATAGAATGTAATAGAGTATACTGTATAcgtggaagaaaagaaagatgtaACGCCAAACctggaagaaaagaaacacGCAAAAAAAGATTTTACATCACGAAGGTAAAGCCAAACTTGGAAAAAACGAAACaagcacaaaaaatatttgacatcACGAAGGTTGTTTTCATctgatcataaaaaaaaaaaaggttgtttCATAGACCTTTGTTATTCATCTTCGAAGCGCGACTGCACTGTTCACTGTTAGTACTGAAGTGAAAGTTTAA
It encodes:
- the LOC131326871 gene encoding probable pectinesterase/pectinesterase inhibitor 12, which produces MASPNILQSFLLLCITWSLNSSSPYTTSSTTNSSSTNLDSHFSSIRFFCKSTPYPDVCFDSLKLSISINITPNIIAYLLQSLQTALTEAGNLSNLLSSARTSSEIIEKQRGAIQDCKELHQSTMASLKKSVSRINSAPDSQKMADAGAFLTAALTNKNTCLEGLDSASGPMKLTLVNSIISTYKHISNCLSMLPEPASKGGHTNRRLLGFPKWLSRKDRHILQDTSGSGDEYDPSGVLEVAADGSGNFTTITDAINFTPNNSDERVIIYVREGVYEENVDIPSYKPNIVLLGDGSDVTVITGNRSVADGWTTFRSATVAVSAEGFLARDITFENRAGPGKHQAVALRVNGDLGAVYRCVINGYQDTLYVHSFRQFYRECDISGTIDFIFGNAAVVFQACNIISKMPLPGQFTVITAQSRDSPYEDSGISIQNCSIVASDDLYSNISSGTIINNYLGRPWRVYSQTVYIESYIDDFIDLTGWKEWSGDQGLATLYYGEYANTGPGSATENRVTWPGYHVMGYDDASNFTVSQFITGDEWLDSTSFPYDDGI
- the LOC131326870 gene encoding probable pectinesterase/pectinesterase inhibitor 13 gives rise to the protein MAFQDFDHISERRKNERKQKVKKRIIIALVSTVAVVLLIAAAICGVMYSNHHSDHSNNGSSSPQAKPEKEISQSQKAVKMICAPTDYKQTCETSLSKAVSSNSSTAAPEPKDLLKAAISVVADEIKIAINHTSSFKFDTPELKGAFEDCMLLLEDAMEELNSSISNVAGQSLGKLNSNTPDLNNWLSAVMSYQQTCIDGFPEGELKSSLEKALKNARELTSNALAIINQVSSVFSKFMQAPPATNRHLLSYDHPSLGKDGLPTWMTHEDRRMLKAQPAKLTPNVIVAKDGSEKFTSISAALAAIPPNYQGRYIIYVKEGIYEEYVTVTQKMVNITMYGDGSQKTIITGNKNFVDGTRTFQTATFAALGDGFMAQSMGFRNTAGPEKHQAVALRVQADRSIFLNCRMEGYQDTLYAQTHRQFYRSCLITGTIDFIFGDSAAIFQNCVMYVRRPLDNQQTIVTAQGRTDRHETTGIVIQNCRILADASLEPDKTKIKSYLGRPWKEFSRTIIMQSEIGDLIHPDGWLPWDKDFGLKTLYYAEFNNKGPGASVAARVKWPGLKVINKDEATQYTVGPFIQGDSWVNAAGVPVHFGLF